gtttttttagtttaaattttagCATGTAGTTTATTAATTAGCGATGATATGCATGGAAAGTGTATAGCAGTGACTTTTAGTTATTTAAACTAGTTTGTTTATGATCAtagtgaaattttaaatttaagcaaCATAATATTCAGAAGATAATGATAAACAGTATTTACTTAAAAGATTTAAGAAATTTAAGCAAATCCACTTAGGGTATTTGCTGTAAGCCTTGATATTGCATGATTTTCTTCGAAAATTTTGTTGTCAATGTATGTATGGATGTACGGTCGGATGTGTGTGGAGTTCGATTGCATTTTGCCCCATCTACTCAAAAAATGTGTAAATTAGTCCCTAacgttagattaaagagcaaactaATATTTCAATTAagaatttcatctatttttacttAAAAATGGGCGTGGCTAACAGAATAACTAAACAGTTTACAAGTGACATTTTTATaggtagaaatggatgaaatttttaacaaaaaggactaatttgccctttgatctaatgtatagtgattaatttatctattttttgagtaaaggggacaaaatgcaatcaactCCTAATATAGGAGTCTCCATGGTACTTACTGGTTCTTGGAATATTTGAGCTCTTGAATTAATTTAATGAGAGAAAAGTCACCAATTTTTCTTTGAAAAATTTGTTGcctatatatgcatgtatgtgtgTATATCCAAGTTGTCCTTTCTGGCCCTTTTGTACTTATGGTCTTTAATGGTTTTCTAATATGGTAACAATGTTTAGGTTTCTTGGAATATTTGAGCCTTTTGAATTGATTTAATGAGAGAGAGGTCACAATTTGCTATGCATTCGGATCTTTGAAATCAGTTGATACAATGAATTAGTATTAATTTGGAGGCCTAGGGTGATATCCTGCGAGCAAATTTAGTACTTTGTAGCAGTTAGAATGGGTTCATATACTGGTACTTGTGAAATCGTTGAGGCAGGCAGAGAGTTGAAACCGGTACAACGATCTGTCCGGCCATCTCGATTGCATTCTGGATCAGGTTTAAGTGACAAAGATCAGAAGCCACCTGTGTTGAAACTAGGATACAAGGATTCTCTTGAAGGTGATATTAATCGGCTTTTCGAGGCTATCAATCTTAAAGGTCCGAAAGGTTTAAGTGTTTCGTATCAAGGAGATGCAAGCTCGAGCTCTTTAAAGAAAAATGCTTTGAAGAAACCAATTGCAATGGGGATGCCCCATTCCCCAAGAATAGGTGGCTCGGAGCGGTTGTCATTGAAACATGCATTAAGGGATCTTTGTATTTCCAGGGCATCGGAAATGGCTGCTATGAAAAGATTATCGATGTCAACTAGTTCTCCGAGGTTCTCCGAAGCTGGAAGGATAAAAAGTTTGTTCGATTCGGTTGTAGTTGAATCTAGCGGTGGATCTGGTCATCGGAAAGATGAAGGTAACCGAGGTGTGGTTGAAATATCGTTGGTGCCTGAAGAAAGCAAATTGAAGTCATTGAGCCAAAGTACTAATTCTTCACCTCGGTTTGTTCGTGCCACGGCAGAAATTAGCACCGAAGCTTCTACATCGAGTCGAACTGATGTTTCTGCATCGAGAAAAGTTGGAACTAAAGCACCAAAGGCAGAGCTTCATTGGAAAGAGGAGCATAGTTCTGCTGGTAATAATACAGTAGAACCGGAAAAGACTGTGCCGGCTTCAACAAAGTTACCAAAACGATCATCAACACCAAAGTCGGGACGAAAAGTCCGGCTGCAAGTTGTTGCTACTTCTAGCTCAATGAATGGCAACAAGGTAAACAGGATGACGAGAAATGCACCACGGGTAGCCAAAGCGGTTGTCCGGAACAAGAGTTTGGTCAAGAAGAAAATAAAGCCGGAATCCACTTCCGCCACTAGCAACGGAGTTAACAGCAGCTTGGGTTCCACTACAAGTCAATTAGTTTGTCAGAGATGTCAATGCTCTATGAAGAATTCAAGTAACGAGTCTAATCAAGATTCCATGAAGGCAAATGCATCCGGGATTAGTGCTGAAGTTAACTCAAATCCTGTGAAATTGGCCAAAAACAATGCTAACAAAACCCAACCTCCCATTCTGAGGGCTAAACAAAAGAGCCCAAAATCGAGAGATAAGGGAGACTTTTCCCAAAGTCCGAGTAGCCTTGGTGATAGTACTAGCACGAGCATTAGTGATTACAGCAATTTGAGTCGGTCTAGCTGTGGGAATAGACCTCACATGTCCAAGGACGTTAAATGGGAAGCCATCCGACATGTTAAGATACAGGATGGAATCTTGGGGTTGAGACATTTCAATCTTTTAAAGAAGCTCGGTTGTGGGGACATCGGGACAGTATATCTTGCTGAACTTATTGGTACAAACTGCTTCTTTGCGTTAAAGATCATGGACAACGAATATTTGGTAAGAAGGAAGAAAATGCCGAGGGCTCAAACTGAGAGAGAAATATTAAGAATGCTCGATCATCCTTTTCTACCAACGTTATATACACAATTCAATTCCGATAACTTATCTTGTTTGGTTATGGAGTATTGTCCGGGTGGAGACCTTCATGTCCTTCGTCAAAGGCAGCCTGGGAGATGTTTTTCCGAGCCCGCAGCTAGGTAAGATGCTTAGATGATGAAATGTTGAGTTCATATTTCCTTCTAATAGTTTGAAATATCTTTTATCTTGCGTGTTTCGGGGTCATTCATTCAGTTTGAACATCTAAAGCATGATAAGTTCTGATAATTTATCGTTTTTCGTTTGATCTGAAATCGCTGTATTTCCGAACCGTTTATATTTATGCAGGTTTTACGTAGCTGAGGTCCTTCTTGCCTTGGAGTACTTGCACATGCTTGGAGTTATTTACCGCGATTTGAAACCCGAAAACATTCTTGTTCGAGAAGATGGCCATATTATGCTCACGGATTTTGACCTCTCACTTAGATGCTCGGTTAATCCAACTCTTCTGAAATCCTCATCGAATTTGGATCCTGCAAGGATATCTGGTTCGTGTGGAGCATCGGGTTGCGCCGAACCCTTTTGCATTGAACCATCATGTCAAATCCGTTGCTTCAGTCCTAGGTTATCACCTGCTCCTACAAAAACAAAGACGGTAAGACCAAGCCATGCTTCCCGAGTTAGATCATTGCCACAACTCGTGGCTGAGCCTACTGATGCAAGATCCAATTCCTTCGTTGGAACACACGAGTACTTGGCTCCTGAGATCATTAAAGGAGAAGGTCATGGAGCCGCCGTTGATTGGTGGACTTATGGTGTCTTTCTTTACGAGCTTCTCCATGGTAAGACACCGTTTAAAGGTGCAGGGAACGATGAAACGCTAGCTAATGTCGTGTTACAAAGCCTTACATTCCCGGACAGTCCTATTGTTAGTGTCCAAGCAAGGGAACTCATTCGAGGTTTGTTGGTAAAGGAGCCTGAGAATCGTTTGGGAACGGAAAAAGGAGCTGCTGAGATCAAGCAACATCCGTTTTTCGAAGGTTTGAATTGGGCTTTGATACGATGTGCTGTCCCACCGGAACTACCTGAGTTGTATGAATTCGGGTTTCCGGCCGTGATGTCCCCTAAAACAAAGAGCAATTATTTGGAATGTAAAGCTGCTGGAAAGCAActtgaatttgaattattttaatgaaAAGTAATTTGAAAGagtttttttcatcatcaaaGGATCTCTTTAGCTCATGATGTAGATTTGATGGTATAAGATAGATTGCCAAATTTTGACACAACAGAGTTATTTGTATTAAGAGAGTTATTTGTATTAAGAGTTGGATTGTTTTTTGTCTCATTTATTAAAAAAGTAAATTAGTTCATGTACCCTAAgtcaaagagtaaattggtctttttgttaataatttcaattcatttctactgttaaaTATTTTTCTGTACCTCTATATGAGAATTACGTGGCACGTTATATGTAATTGTCTAGCTATGctaaaaatgaatgaaattttaaccaatattttaaaattgaaccAATGGTTCAATCGATCGACTACGTTATTAAAGATTTTTTACTATCAAATTGGTCTGTTTTCCCCTAAAATTTTTTTACAACATCCAATAAAAACATGCCATACGTTGAATTTTTATCTACTGTTATTCTTTCTTAGTAAACTGGGACAAAATTGGTAATTCAAATACCAATTGCAGGAAAAACCTTTAAGGACCAATTTGAAAACTGAGATATGGTGTAGGGGCCAAATTACgaataaaaccaaaaaaaaacatGTGGCCTTATGCTGGGAAATTTCCAAGAAACGGTGCGTTTTAAATTTCATTTCCTTTTCGTTTATCTATTGATTCTCCGGCACCTAGCTTTAGCTTATTTATCATTATATTACAGTTGAAGCTACTTTTTCTTTGCTTCCGTTTGGCTTTAATGGCGTCAAGCTCCGGCGACGACGAGTTCGTTGTTCTCGTATGCTCCGATCCTAATAACCAGATCGAAACTGATATTTCCAATGAAGAAATCGTTATTTCCACAACGGATTTCTCCACTTGGGATTACCCTTCCACTCTCTCTTTCTCAACGTTCAAAATCCAAGCTCATCGGAATAGGTAGTAGATCCAATcttattttggatcattttattcatttctctctctttttctccgAAATAAATTAAGAATTTAGCTTCgctttttgatgtttagtttCGAAATTCTTTCTTGTAGGCTTATTGAAGAATCTTCCTACTTCCGTGGCCTTCTCAGTGGAAGTTTCaggtttttattttagaaataaattttaattgttaagCTAGTGCTAATTAGTATAATTCTTGATTAATCCTCTGAAATGTAACTTGCGGAAGTATTGTTTAGCTGTAAAAAGTTTTTGATCGGGTAATGGAAGTAATGCTTAATGAGCTTCGTATGAATTTGGATTTGTTCACAAAACGGTGAATAGATTTTAGAAAGAAAGTTTAATTTTAAGCTATTTGATTAGTATAACTCTAGATTAATCCTCTGAAATTTAATTTGCGATGTATTATTTAGCTGTAAAATGTTTTTGATTGAGTGATGGAATTAATGCTTAATGACCTTATTATGAATTTGAGTTCGTTCACAAGTGAACAAATtttagaaagaaattttaattattaagctAGTAATGATTAATATAATCCAAattttagaaagaaatttcaattattaAGCTAGTAATGATTAATATAATTTTGATTAATCCTCTGAAATATAATTTGCTAAGTATTATTTAGCTGTAAAAAGTTTTTGATTGAGTAATGGAATTGATGCTTAGTGGCTATCTTATGAATTTGAATTTGTTCGCAACTCGGTGCAGTGAATCATGCTTGGACTATATTTCAATCCAGTGGCAACTGGAAACGTTTTTGAATGTCGTTAGATGCATCTTTGGCTTCCGTTTAGACATCACTTCCAAGAATTTCATCCCTCTTTTCCAGGTGAACATTTGGCTGCTTCAAACGTTTCTGCTAGCGTTTTTTTTAATGCCTCAAATAAAGATGGGTTAGAGAGCAACTTAGCTGCTCATAGGTGGACATTAAAGTTTGCTACAATAATTTATTTAGTTAGATAGTTGCCATTGTCTAAGTTTACCACTCTCATTTTATTTGATTGAATTTTGCAACTAAACTTCATTGAATGTTTGGCACTCAATTTTGTTTTTTGATTAAATTTTGTTACTCAATAGTGATTTTGGATAATTAaagacaaaatttaacaaaaatttctttaattgtttcattttaataattaaatacaataaatttatgaaaatattaaaaaataaaattatcatggAATTTTGATTTTATAAAAGAAAGACtggaaaaaataaaacaaagaccAAAATAAGTGAAAAAAGTCCgggattttataaaataaaaattctataTAAAATTTCCAACAAAATAatctttattaaattaatttttttgttaattgtTAAAGTAAAATATTTGTAataacatttttttaattttgtgttGAAATCATTCAAAATTTAGTGGAAATTTCAGTCAATAAAAGTAGAATGGAAAAATACTGTACAATTGCAAATTTACCCTTGATCGTGAAAGTACAATGATAAATATTAATCAAAGTAAATTATAGTAACAAATATCAATATCTAGTTATAGTATGGTGGAAATTTTCGCTTTGACACAATAAAGAATAACCACATTGCTGTAACTTTGGAATATGAACTCTCCCTATTATATCTTAAACCAAGTTGGTTGCCTTTAAATTTCTGCACCACCTTCCAGGCAGCGCTTTATTTCGGAGTGGAAATGCTTCTCATGCAGTTGAAATCTTGGCTTTCTGAGGCGTCCTTATCCAAAGATCCTGGGCTGTTTCAAATACAATTGGAGGATCTGATCGATATATGGGATTTTGGTTTAGAACTTGGTAAGGACTTACTGTGTATTTCGAGATTATTAGAAATAAATAGAGATGCTTATTATGTTAGTCATTGCATTTCATTTGATGTTAATGAAGTGGTGTCCAGCTAAAAGATATATTTTGAATATGTTGCAGATAATGGTTTTGTTCAAGAAATATGTGCAAGCTACCTAGCCAGAAACTTTGTATGTGCTAAACTTCCATTCAGTTTTTGAGAAATCACCAGTAATGTCAGCTTGTGACCTTGTTACAAGTTTCTGATTGATCAAATCTTCTATGAGCAAGTCAGACCTCACTTGAAAATTTCATATTCACATTCTGTCATATACTTTAAGCTGTTACTGAGTTGAACAATGTTGATTATCATGACAGTTAGGCTGGGTTGGTGAGTAGTTGGTCTCCTCTTGTTATTAGACTGGGCTTAGTCATTCCACTGGAAGAAGAGTAAATATTAAAAAGTGCACTCATTTCTTAACTTATCATCCGAGCACTTTTCTCGACAAAGGACAGTTGTGTTAGCCTCTTAGACTTATCATGAGGGTGGCAAGAACATTGCCGTGGTGAGAGCTACATGTTCGCCAAGGATTAACTTAAATGTGTCTGTTTAGATCGAGCTGTAGGATGTTTCCATGATTGATTCTTCTTTTGATTGTTGTCTTTCTTGTAGGCTTGATATTGTTTTTTAAAATAACTTTGGTCTCTTCTTAGGAGTGCCTGAGTTATCATGCTAAAGATATCATCGTCATATCACTTTTCATGGAGAAGCTTGTATTGAATCAGCTTGCTTGTGCATTTGACTTTTGTGATGCATTCGTTTCAGACCATATTAGAAGCTGATGAACTATTGTTAATTTCCTGCAGATGTGGGCCATgtctaataaaattttcaaagacATGCCTTATGAGTTGTTGTTACTTTGCGTAAAGCATCCCCATTTGACTATAGACAGGTTAGTAATTACTGTTAAAATATTCTGATATTCACTCTTACCAAGTGTTCTCTGAAGTTTGATGGTTTTGTAAACTTCCACAGTGAGAAGCACCTTTCTGATGCACTATTAATTTGGCTTCATTCTAATACAGAACAGTTGGAAAGATCAAGTAAGACAGAATGTGAATTTTTTGACATTTTAAAGCAGGTAGATTTTTACATTTCCATTGTAGTTCCTCAGGGATGTAGCCATGAATTTTATGTTGGAGGCCTGGGGTAAAAGGGTATCTGATTATAAATTTTCTTCTGGGGGTGGGTGGGTgggttgggggggggggggggcggAAGCAAAATAGGTTTTTCCATTATTCAAGTAAGACAATATTAAAAACCTAGGAAGCTTGATAGATCCTAGCGTTGCAGAATGGATGGTCTAAGATTTTACCACTGCAGATTCAGACTTTTTAATGGCGAAGAGTTATTTTAAGATGAAAGAAGATAAATCTTGTTTGAACaaaatctttttcaaattttatttgatTGTCATATGTTCtgatattattcatgttattgatGTTGAGCAGATCCGCATTAGCCTTTTGCCATTATGGTTTGCTGCGGGTATGTTCAGTTATGTTGTTGTTTTATTTATTGGAtgatatgatatttttattttttattttcattaaattaacaATGATGTTATTCAAATTTATATTGCAGGGAAAAGAAGTTCTATCAGTTTTTCTGAGCTTGCAAATGAGAGTGTTGACTCAATTTTTAAACTAATGAAAGTTACACCAAAAGGATCAATGAATGTTTTAGGCGATGGTGACTTGAGTCATCTCAGAATTCGATTGACCAAATATTCCAAGGTCTTTCCTTCTCTATCTTTCTAGCTGCCATCCATTCACTTGGGATTTCCAAGAGGATTAAGCAATAATATTTTAGATTTCAATTGAGAGATATTGTGACTTGTGAGAATTTATATCTTTTGGCAATTTCATTTGTATATAGTACCCAAAACCCGTTACACTTGAATTTGCATGATTTCTGCAATTTCAGCATCTAGAAGCATTTGGTGAAAGGCAACAAAATGCTTGCATTTTATTCCCTGATTACAATCATCATTTTATCAAAGTGAACATACAGTATGCTAGCTTTTGGAGTTTCCAGAAGTTATATAAATGGGATTATGTAGGTCTAAGATGCATTCAGCATGGTAGGGGTCTCAAATACTCATAAATCATGTGAGTAACCATTTATGCTTAGCCATCATGTTTACTTAATTGATATCCAAACCTGCTTGTCACATGGctccttttcattttttttctctgTGCAGAAAGTGGACCTTTCTGGTTGTCCACAGATAACACCAATGATTCTGCTCTTGTCTTTTCTTCCAAATAACCATAATTCATATTTGGCGTTGAGAAAAACTATCAAAGAATCTGCTAGTAACTTTGAACAAGCTGATGGAACTAAATGTCAAATCACACAGAGTTTGCTGCCTACTTTGTCCTTCGAAGCAGTACTAGAGGTGGATATATCAGGTTGTCTGAAGCTACCTCTTGAAGATGCTATTGATTACTTTTCAAATTCATTTCCATTTTTAAGAAGGGTGAAAGCTGCTTATCTTTTGAACTTCAAGATGACCACTTTGTATAGGTTGATTCAGAAGTGTTCTCTGGTATCTGAAGTTGATATAACTGTTGACGTAAATCCACTTATTTCATCACAACTGTCAGTTATATCCTCAAGCTCAGCTGTAGTTTCAATGGCACCAAACAGGGCATATTTTGTTGGTGATAAGTTTTCTATGACATCTCTTTATCATTTGGGACCTTCACTATCAAATATCACAAAGCTGACATTGGAGGGCAGAAGTGATGTCTGTGGTGAGATGTTCTTCCTCTTCTTTTTGTGAATAAGAGTTGTTTccaactaattaaaaaaaatgttaTCATTACTCTGATCAAGAAAAGTTTGTGAACTTTGAAGGTTATTCTTAGCTGTAGGCCCTTAGTAAGTTTCATAGTAAGTTTCATCaggattccttttttttttttttttcaatcttataatttttttcttgatGGAATGACAATTCATATTTGCATCACGTCACTTACAGTGACCAGTTAGCAAAATACAACAATGTCAGAATATATTTTAACCGTTTTACTATTGATATTTTCTTTAACAATGAAATCAGTGACTGGTGAATCTTTTGTGTTGCCATGTATGGTTTTTGTAACTTCAATCACTTTGTTCTTCTGCTTTTTCCTCTTGGCAGCTCTTTCTAATGTTTCCCCGATTTTTGTTCCAGATTCGCATATCCAGTATATCTCAAAATTCTGTGCCTCCTTATGTTATTTGAATCTTAAGGGGTGCATCTCGGTGACAGATGTCTGCATGGCAAATCTTATTCGCAGATGTACAAAGCTACAGTCACTTCTAGTTTGTCATACTTCTTTTGGAATGAATTCAATTCTAGCTCTTTGCAATGCTAGTCCTAGTTTTGGTAATTCTCCGTCTGCACAGTTTGGAAAAAGACCTTTGGATTCATTGGCGTCTAATCTTCAATTACTGCACATGGGTGGCTGCAAGTGTAAGCACGTCTTCCTTATtagataaattatttattaattgcaGTATGGTCTCCATTTTAGTCCTAGTTATTGACCCTGGGTCATTTGCTTGTAATTTCTTACATTTTCCCTTCTCTCCCATGCTGTTTTGGACTTCTATTTTTTTCACATAAACTACCATCATCTCCTCTCACAGCCACAGTTACACATTTTGATCTCCTCTCATTTACTTTTAACTTCGATGCAAAGAACACCTCTTGATGAAGGATGTGATTGATTATATGATTGAATGGATGGTACGAGTCATATGACTATAGGGATGCAATGTAATAAAATGGTCTGGGTAACTAATATCTAATAAAGCCATATATTGGCAACTTGAGGTGACAAATCAAAGATTTCTCTGTCTGCCTAAATTTCAGATTTTAACATTGACGTTGTAGTTCAACCATGCACATTTTTTGGGGGTAATTGATATCGAAGAAAGTTCATAAGCTAGGATCCAAAGCTTCAATGAAGTTAATGCATTTTATCAGAGGGCTAGCTTTCTGAGTTTCCTTATTTTGTCTTTGCCATTGAAATAAGTTTTGCTATTTGGATGCCTAAAAATACATGACTTGTCTGTTCTTCCACAGGTGCCGATGAAGCTTCTTTACTAGAGCTTTTGTCCCAAAACCAAATGCTGAAGAGTCTTTGCTTGAGGGACACAAATCTTGCTGACAGTGCTCTTTGTAGCTTCTCGGGTTCTCTCTTGGAGGTGCTTGATGTTTCAAATACAATGGTTAGTTAGCAAACTCACTGGTCCttctatgtatatatttatatatatgtgatgttgCATTTAAAATGAAGTATAGAATAAATGAGTAACAAACTTGGTATTTTGACACACTTTTCCATGTCCTGAAATTTTGTATTTAATCTATAGCTGCGCTCTCCATATGCTTATAGAATTTGCATTCAAAAATGCCTGATCCATAGCAAGCAGTGGTTTCTGACATGCGTGAAATGTATTTCTGCTCAAGTTTCTGATAAGATAGGTGCTGTAAAATGAAAATTCAGTTGTCTCACCTCTCAAATTTTCAGATTTCTGGCGCGGCATTACATCATGTTGTCTGCACAAATCCTGGCCTTAAGTGTTTGAATGCAAGAGGCTGTAAAAATTTGTTTCAACCAGAAAATACAAAAAAAGAGGCAAAAATCTCTTCCTCATATTCATGTGAAGAACTCTTTATCGAGCTTGGTAAGA
This is a stretch of genomic DNA from Gossypium arboreum isolate Shixiya-1 chromosome 11, ASM2569848v2, whole genome shotgun sequence. It encodes these proteins:
- the LOC108474182 gene encoding serine/threonine-protein kinase D6PKL1, with translation MGSYTGTCEIVEAGRELKPVQRSVRPSRLHSGSGLSDKDQKPPVLKLGYKDSLEGDINRLFEAINLKGPKGLSVSYQGDASSSSLKKNALKKPIAMGMPHSPRIGGSERLSLKHALRDLCISRASEMAAMKRLSMSTSSPRFSEAGRIKSLFDSVVVESSGGSGHRKDEGNRGVVEISLVPEESKLKSLSQSTNSSPRFVRATAEISTEASTSSRTDVSASRKVGTKAPKAELHWKEEHSSAGNNTVEPEKTVPASTKLPKRSSTPKSGRKVRLQVVATSSSMNGNKVNRMTRNAPRVAKAVVRNKSLVKKKIKPESTSATSNGVNSSLGSTTSQLVCQRCQCSMKNSSNESNQDSMKANASGISAEVNSNPVKLAKNNANKTQPPILRAKQKSPKSRDKGDFSQSPSSLGDSTSTSISDYSNLSRSSCGNRPHMSKDVKWEAIRHVKIQDGILGLRHFNLLKKLGCGDIGTVYLAELIGTNCFFALKIMDNEYLVRRKKMPRAQTEREILRMLDHPFLPTLYTQFNSDNLSCLVMEYCPGGDLHVLRQRQPGRCFSEPAARFYVAEVLLALEYLHMLGVIYRDLKPENILVREDGHIMLTDFDLSLRCSVNPTLLKSSSNLDPARISGSCGASGCAEPFCIEPSCQIRCFSPRLSPAPTKTKTVRPSHASRVRSLPQLVAEPTDARSNSFVGTHEYLAPEIIKGEGHGAAVDWWTYGVFLYELLHGKTPFKGAGNDETLANVVLQSLTFPDSPIVSVQARELIRGLLVKEPENRLGTEKGAAEIKQHPFFEGLNWALIRCAVPPELPELYEFGFPAVMSPKTKSNYLECKAAGKQLEFELF
- the LOC108470432 gene encoding BTB/POZ domain-containing protein FBL11; this translates as MASSSGDDEFVVLVCSDPNNQIETDISNEEIVISTTDFSTWDYPSTLSFSTFKIQAHRNRLIEESSYFRGLLSGSFSESCLDYISIQWQLETFLNVVRCIFGFRLDITSKNFIPLFQAALYFGVEMLLMQLKSWLSEASLSKDPGLFQIQLEDLIDIWDFGLELDNGFVQEICASYLARNFMWAMSNKIFKDMPYELLLLCVKHPHLTIDSEKHLSDALLIWLHSNTEQLERSSKTECEFFDILKQIRISLLPLWFAAGKRSSISFSELANESVDSIFKLMKVTPKGSMNVLGDGDLSHLRIRLTKYSKKVDLSGCPQITPMILLLSFLPNNHNSYLALRKTIKESASNFEQADGTKCQITQSLLPTLSFEAVLEVDISGCLKLPLEDAIDYFSNSFPFLRRVKAAYLLNFKMTTLYRLIQKCSLVSEVDITVDVNPLISSQLSVISSSSAVVSMAPNRAYFVGDKFSMTSLYHLGPSLSNITKLTLEGRSDVCDSHIQYISKFCASLCYLNLKGCISVTDVCMANLIRRCTKLQSLLVCHTSFGMNSILALCNASPSFGNSPSAQFGKRPLDSLASNLQLLHMGGCKCADEASLLELLSQNQMLKSLCLRDTNLADSALCSFSGSLLEVLDVSNTMISGAALHHVVCTNPGLKCLNARGCKNLFQPENTKKEAKISSSYSCEELFIELGKTCRLEEIALGWGLSYFSLQALKPAILSLRAMTVCLGGTLPEDSLRLLPTTCPLLESLVLYFQVISDCMIINILTSLRQLRTLALCYCFGDISNSSFNLSMPNLRILKLERVTPWMANNDLVLLTRNCANLVELSLLGSKLNSDAQCIISHGWPGLISLHLEDCGEVTENGVSSLFNCIALENLLLRHNGSGIQRNFILEAASKMPMLRQVSLDVCDAKEGDFDLPDDADRYSLRIVKIARCKSTRCNVGSHFADTTRKPVHRETLVLVWNSTNVVRTVVKERL